In Nitrobacteraceae bacterium AZCC 1564, the following proteins share a genomic window:
- a CDS encoding hypothetical protein (product_source=Hypo-rule applied) has translation MPCVTIAIICWEENATDQYFLLFVRGLEQGDFGL, from the coding sequence ATGCCGTGTGTAACCATCGCTATCATCTGTTGGGAGGAGAATGCTACGGATCAATATTTTCTTCTGTTTGTACGTGGATTAGAGCAGGGTGATTTTGGCCTGTAA
- a CDS encoding O-acetylhomoserine (thiol)-lyase (product_source=KO:K01740; cath_funfam=3.40.640.10,3.90.1150.10; cog=COG2873; ko=KO:K01740; pfam=PF01053; superfamily=53383; tigrfam=TIGR01326), whose translation MAAPKPPAFETLSLHAGQHPDPVTGSRAVPIHQTTSYVFQDADHAAALFNLERAGHIYTRISNPTIAVLEERLAALEGGVGAICTASGMAAMHLAIATLLDAGDHIVASASLYGGTINLLTHTLPRFGITTTFVKPRDLDGLRAAIKPNTKLVIGETIGNPGLEVLDIPAVADIAHNAGIPLLIDNTFATPYLARPIELGADIVMNSITKWIGGHGIAIGGVIVDGGRFDWDKSGKFPTLTTPYAGYHGIVFSEEFGPAAFIMRARAEGLRDFGACISPTNAFQVLQGIETLHVRMQRHVENSKAVLDFLGSNKAVEWVLHPSLESHPDHALAQKLLPRGAGSIISFGIKGGRNAGRKFIEALKLVSHVANVGDAKTLVIHPASTTHQQMNAEQLKTAGIGEELIRLSIGIEAADDIIGDLGQALRFSQKA comes from the coding sequence ATGGCCGCGCCCAAGCCCCCTGCGTTTGAAACACTGAGCCTGCACGCTGGCCAGCATCCCGACCCGGTAACGGGTTCCCGGGCCGTCCCCATTCATCAGACGACGTCCTATGTCTTTCAGGACGCTGATCATGCCGCAGCACTGTTCAATCTCGAGCGCGCCGGGCACATTTATACGCGCATCTCGAATCCAACGATCGCAGTTCTTGAGGAACGCCTTGCCGCACTCGAAGGCGGTGTGGGCGCCATTTGCACCGCGAGTGGGATGGCGGCGATGCATCTCGCGATTGCGACGCTGCTGGATGCCGGCGATCATATCGTCGCGTCGGCTTCGCTCTACGGCGGCACGATCAATCTCCTGACCCATACGCTGCCGCGCTTCGGCATCACCACCACCTTCGTCAAACCACGCGACCTCGACGGTCTCCGTGCGGCCATCAAGCCGAACACCAAGCTCGTCATCGGCGAAACCATCGGCAATCCCGGCCTAGAGGTTCTCGATATTCCCGCGGTCGCCGACATCGCGCACAATGCGGGCATCCCTCTTCTGATCGACAATACGTTTGCAACACCCTATCTCGCGCGGCCAATCGAGCTCGGTGCCGACATCGTCATGAACTCGATCACTAAGTGGATCGGCGGTCATGGCATAGCCATCGGCGGCGTCATCGTTGATGGCGGCCGGTTCGACTGGGATAAGTCCGGAAAGTTTCCGACGCTGACAACACCCTATGCCGGGTACCATGGCATCGTCTTCAGCGAGGAATTCGGACCCGCCGCGTTCATCATGCGGGCGCGCGCCGAAGGCCTTCGCGATTTCGGCGCATGCATCTCACCGACTAACGCGTTCCAGGTTCTGCAGGGCATCGAGACGCTGCACGTCCGCATGCAGCGGCATGTCGAGAACTCCAAAGCCGTGCTGGATTTCCTTGGATCGAACAAAGCCGTCGAGTGGGTGCTGCATCCCTCTCTCGAAAGCCACCCCGATCATGCTCTGGCTCAGAAGCTGCTGCCACGGGGCGCCGGCTCGATCATCAGCTTCGGCATCAAGGGCGGCCGGAACGCCGGTCGAAAGTTCATCGAAGCGCTGAAGCTCGTGAGCCACGTTGCCAATGTCGGCGACGCCAAGACTCTTGTGATTCACCCGGCGAGCACGACCCATCAGCAGATGAACGCCGAACAGCTCAAAACTGCCGGGATCGGTGAAGAACTGATCCGGCTGTCCATCGGTATCGAAGCCGCTGACGACATCATCGGTGATCTCGGCCAAGCCCTCCGCTTCTCCCAAAAGGCGTAA
- a CDS encoding pimeloyl-ACP methyl ester carboxylesterase (product_source=COG0596; cath_funfam=3.40.50.1820; cog=COG0596; pfam=PF12697; superfamily=53474), which yields MHINVNGAEVFAATGGKSFDPKLPLVVFLHGAGFDHSMWASYSRWFAHHGYSVLAPDLPGHGRSKGQPIPTIAGMADWVIRLIEAAGSADARLVGHSMGALVALDAAARYPAKVKGIGLVGVGAAMPVSADLLAAAQANDHAAIDMVSIWGFGFAAGLGGSQAPGLWMMNGGQRVLEQTPPGVLFSDLSACNDYKVALDAAAQIKVPAALILGERDMMTPMKSGKQLAAAIAGSKEVILRGAGHMMTAERPDDVLLALGTHIPK from the coding sequence ATGCATATAAATGTCAACGGAGCCGAGGTCTTCGCAGCCACTGGCGGAAAGAGCTTTGATCCGAAATTACCGTTGGTGGTTTTCCTGCATGGCGCAGGTTTCGATCACTCCATGTGGGCGTCGTATAGCCGATGGTTCGCCCACCATGGCTACAGCGTGCTGGCTCCTGACCTGCCCGGGCATGGACGTTCCAAAGGCCAGCCGATTCCGACTATCGCTGGGATGGCGGACTGGGTTATTCGCTTAATCGAGGCCGCGGGCTCGGCCGATGCCCGGCTTGTTGGCCATTCGATGGGGGCACTTGTCGCGCTGGATGCTGCAGCTCGTTACCCTGCAAAGGTCAAAGGTATCGGCCTGGTTGGCGTCGGCGCGGCTATGCCGGTCTCTGCGGATTTGCTCGCCGCCGCGCAGGCAAATGATCATGCCGCCATTGATATGGTTTCGATCTGGGGCTTTGGATTTGCCGCAGGCCTCGGCGGCTCCCAGGCCCCGGGGCTTTGGATGATGAACGGGGGCCAGCGGGTTCTCGAGCAAACACCACCGGGCGTATTGTTCAGCGATCTGTCCGCGTGCAACGATTACAAGGTCGCACTGGACGCGGCTGCGCAGATCAAGGTTCCGGCCGCGCTTATTCTCGGCGAACGGGACATGATGACACCGATGAAGTCCGGCAAGCAACTCGCTGCCGCCATTGCGGGCTCAAAAGAGGTTATCCTGCGCGGTGCAGGACATATGATGACAGCCGAACGTCCCGACGACGTGCTGCTGGCTCTTGGCACGCATATTCCAAAGTAA
- a CDS encoding hypothetical protein (product_source=Hypo-rule applied; superfamily=53067): protein MPVMPRYFFHTRIGETLIPDPEGAELQDPDHAWRVARATIRQLFADEGKAPDLLSAILEVTDADGEIVLEFPFTEALDILDEPPSRH, encoded by the coding sequence ATGCCGGTCATGCCTCGATACTTCTTTCATACACGCATCGGCGAAACGCTGATCCCGGATCCGGAGGGTGCGGAATTGCAGGACCCGGACCACGCGTGGCGTGTGGCACGGGCAACGATCCGGCAATTGTTCGCGGATGAAGGGAAAGCTCCAGACCTGCTGTCAGCCATTCTTGAAGTAACCGATGCGGACGGCGAGATCGTGCTCGAATTTCCATTCACTGAGGCGCTGGACATTCTGGATGAACCGCCATCCCGGCACTAG
- a CDS encoding putative membrane protein YfcA (product_source=COG0730; cog=COG0730; ko=KO:K07090; pfam=PF01925; superfamily=81321; transmembrane_helix_parts=Inside_1_8,TMhelix_9_31,Outside_32_45,TMhelix_46_68,Inside_69_72,TMhelix_73_95,Outside_96_99,TMhelix_100_119,Inside_120_168,TMhelix_169_191,Outside_192_200,TMhelix_201_220,Inside_221_226,TMhelix_227_249,Outside_250_252), producing the protein MPAVFTDPLFYCAAIPAVILLGLAKGGFSGIGTGATPLVALYLPPLEAAALLLPILITQDIISVYVYRKDWDAWNLKVMLPGAAAGMGIGWLLASHLPDSAVRIIVGTIGVAFVINSWLKRAKVDPEQKTATSGFVWGGVSGFTSFMTQGGAPPFQIHVLPQQLPKMTFVGTATIFFAIVNLMKIVPYFMLGQFSSQNLATSLVLLPLAILANFAGIWLVKHMPTKLFYQISYILLLAVSVGLLWQGLLDLI; encoded by the coding sequence GTGCCTGCTGTTTTCACTGATCCGTTGTTTTATTGCGCCGCCATTCCCGCCGTCATCCTCCTTGGGCTGGCCAAAGGTGGCTTTTCAGGTATTGGCACCGGAGCCACCCCGCTGGTTGCCCTCTACCTTCCGCCACTTGAAGCGGCCGCATTGCTGCTGCCGATTCTCATCACCCAGGACATCATTTCGGTCTACGTCTATCGGAAAGACTGGGATGCATGGAATCTCAAGGTGATGCTGCCCGGCGCGGCGGCTGGCATGGGTATCGGCTGGTTATTGGCATCGCACCTGCCGGATTCAGCGGTACGCATCATCGTCGGCACCATCGGCGTCGCGTTTGTCATCAATAGCTGGCTGAAGCGCGCCAAGGTCGACCCGGAGCAGAAAACCGCCACAAGCGGATTTGTGTGGGGTGGCGTTTCCGGCTTCACGTCCTTCATGACGCAGGGCGGCGCGCCTCCCTTCCAGATCCATGTGTTGCCACAGCAATTGCCGAAGATGACGTTTGTCGGGACCGCGACGATCTTCTTCGCAATCGTCAATCTGATGAAAATTGTGCCCTACTTCATGCTCGGCCAGTTTTCATCGCAAAATCTGGCAACCTCGCTGGTGCTGCTGCCGCTGGCGATTCTCGCCAACTTTGCCGGCATCTGGCTGGTCAAGCACATGCCGACAAAGCTGTTCTACCAGATCTCCTACATCCTGCTGCTGGCCGTGTCGGTTGGCCTATTATGGCAAGGCCTGTTGGACCTCATTTAA
- a CDS encoding diketogulonate reductase-like aldo/keto reductase (product_source=COG0656; cath_funfam=3.20.20.100; cog=COG0656; pfam=PF00248; superfamily=51430), protein MKQKPFGKSGHVTSVIGQGTWYIDHGDRSAAVAALRKGLDLGMTHIDTAEMYGDAELVIADAISGRRDEVFLVSKVLPSNASRCGTIQACERSLKRLKTDRLDCYLLHWRGQYPLEETVAAFEDLAAAGKILSWGVSNFDASDLEEILDVAGEGRIACNQVLYHLNERAIEHSVTPWCEENGVAVVAYSPFGHDDFPSAQSSKGKVLQQIADKYGATPRQIALNFLTRQPSVLTIPKASSVAHSAENAAAGKIDLTKQDIEIIDKAFPRGPEPRSLPMI, encoded by the coding sequence ATGAAACAAAAGCCATTCGGAAAATCCGGACACGTGACTTCCGTGATTGGGCAAGGCACCTGGTATATCGATCACGGAGATCGCTCGGCTGCTGTTGCAGCGCTGCGCAAGGGCCTCGATCTCGGCATGACACATATCGACACCGCTGAGATGTATGGCGATGCCGAGCTGGTTATCGCGGATGCGATCTCCGGGCGACGCGACGAGGTGTTTCTGGTTTCCAAGGTCCTGCCGAGCAACGCGTCACGGTGCGGCACAATCCAGGCCTGCGAGCGATCGCTCAAGCGGCTCAAGACGGATCGTCTGGATTGCTACCTGCTGCATTGGCGAGGACAATATCCGCTGGAAGAGACGGTGGCTGCGTTCGAGGATCTTGCCGCCGCCGGAAAGATCTTGTCATGGGGCGTCAGCAACTTCGATGCATCGGACCTTGAGGAGATATTGGACGTTGCTGGCGAGGGCCGTATCGCCTGCAATCAGGTTCTGTATCACCTGAACGAACGGGCCATCGAACATTCCGTCACTCCATGGTGCGAGGAAAATGGTGTCGCGGTGGTCGCATATTCACCGTTCGGGCACGATGATTTTCCAAGTGCCCAGTCATCGAAAGGAAAAGTTTTGCAGCAGATTGCCGACAAGTATGGTGCAACGCCGCGACAAATCGCGCTTAACTTTCTGACACGCCAGCCGTCCGTTTTGACAATTCCTAAAGCGTCATCTGTGGCTCACTCGGCGGAGAACGCGGCTGCGGGAAAAATCGATCTGACCAAGCAGGACATCGAGATCATCGACAAGGCGTTCCCGCGGGGTCCCGAGCCGCGCAGCCTGCCGATGATCTAG